The following are encoded together in the Trichomycterus rosablanca isolate fTriRos1 chromosome 19, fTriRos1.hap1, whole genome shotgun sequence genome:
- the spata2 gene encoding spermatogenesis-associated protein 2 → MDAKLRDDLFRRYAAFLEKRLEEGVGSEGAAGAQGAVREEALITTATALLGACDAEGGQRFRLIRFYDMVDNSLRTLRGANLRALESAFATLETICTNLLLFPWKKEFRCIKTFTGPYVYQLQSALCDPDLRSALRSMGYSRDQDLQYVNKDHAGTATSSHHLRQLAFELLLAQAECRLLRERGAGVSELESLDARRGAGEETGRLSARQAEPERTHPRRGGRPSKSVDVTDGAGHWHQTNKPVLKTSLSLRKEPLFVDAEEDLKDEIIRPGSYTHPAGDYFPSPLTEPYSYHLSSLDEIDLYTERGMSGRHTPSRTPSRESWESWLPKSHGLKCQGCGSSSQTLSSCQSCDAILCPACHSSDPAPCCGFQEFAKNSRPLDGYVAVKDKLSVYSGSHTHAHTHPHPLSHSHPHSHSPLLDKPMIGTKLYPSKPLGLGMGVGASPAGASAGAGGSRCGFCNKPGASHTCVNCSKISCDSCVGLYMGDVCTRKSLHHNFVPNHQLNYKSSTISHLVYR, encoded by the exons ATGGATGCCAAGCTTCGCGACGACCTGTTCCGCAGGTACGCGGCCTTCCTGGAGAAGCGTCTGGAGGAGGGGGTCGGGAGCGAAGGAGCGGCCGGAGCTCAGGGAGCGGTCAGAGAGGAGGCCCTGATCACCACCGCCACCGCCCTGCTGGGGGCCTGCGACGCCGAGGGAGGGCAGCGCTTCCGCCTCATCCGCTTCTACGACATGGTGGACAACTCGCTGCGCACGCTGAGGGGCGCCAACCTGCGGGCGCTGGAGAGCGCCTTCGCCACGCTGGAGACCATCTGCACCAACCTGCTGCTCTTCCCCTGGAAGAAAGAGTTTCGCTGCATTAAG ACGTTTACCGGGCCGTACGTGTACCAGCTCCAGTCGGCCCTGTGCGACCCGGACCTTCGCTCGGCCCTGCGCTCCATGGGTTACTCCCGAGATCAGGACCTCCAGTACGTCAACAAAGACCACGCCGGGACGGCCACCTCCTCCCATCACCTCCGCCAGCTGGCGTTCGAGCTGCTCCTGGCGCAGGCCGAGTGCCGCCTGCTGAGGGAGCGCGGAGCGGGCGTGTCCGAACTGGAGTCCCTGGACGCCCGCAGGGGCGCCGGCGAGGAAACGGGCCGGTTGAGCGCCCGCCAGGCCGAGCCCGAGCGCACCCACCCGAGGCGCGGCGGACGCCCGTCCAAATCGGTGGACGTGACGGACGGCGCCGGGCACTGGCACCAGACCAACAAGCCCGTCCTGAAGACCTCGCTGAGCCTCCGCAAGGAGCCGCTGTTCGTGGACGCCGAGGAGGACCTGAAGGACGAGATCATCCGGCCCGGGTCGTACACCCACCCCGCCGGGGACTACTTCCCCTCGCCGCTGACCGAGCCGTACTCCTACCACCTGTCTTCACTGGACGAGATCGACCTGTACACGGAGCGCGGCATGAGCGGCCGCCACACGCCCTCCAGGACCCCCAGCAGGGAATCCTGGGAATCCTGGCTGCCCAAAAGCCACGGCTTGAAGTGCCAAGGTTGCGGATCGAGCTCGCAAACGCTGTCCTCCTGTCAGAGCTGCGACGCCATCCTGTGCCCGGCGTGCCACTCTTCGGATCCGGCTCCCTGCTGCGGGTTCCAGGAGTTCGCCAAGAACTCGCGCCCGCTGGACGGCTACGTCGCCGTGAAGGACAAGCTCTCGGTCTACTCGGGCTCGCACACACACgcccacacacaccctcacccgCTCTCGCACTCGCACCCGCACTCGCACTCGCCGCTCCTGGACAAGCCCATGATCGGGACGAAGCTGTACCCCAGCAAACCCCTGGGCCTGGGCATGGGCGTGGGCGCGTCCCCGGCGGGCGCCTCGGCGGGCGCCGGAGGCTCGCGCTGCGGCTTCTGTAACAAACCGGGCGCCTCGCACACCTGCGTGAACTGTTCCAAAATCTCCTGCGACTCGTGCGTGGGGCTCTACATGGGCGACGTGTGCACCCGCAAGAGCCTGCACCACAATTTCGTGCCCAACCACCAGCTGAACTACAAATCCAGCACCATATCGCACCTGGTGTATCGGTAG
- the rnf114 gene encoding E3 ubiquitin-protein ligase RNF114, which yields MAVLGSFGGAQQTAKALGGDRDLTEFLCPVCLEVFDSPMRTECGHTFCMNCLQECLRPQKPVCAVCRAALEKWSRDVDLETLIQSSARPCRGCGEEVLLSEMKEHMGRCSKYQDLFQEGLKNISKSQPDAVSSVPNRYTFTCPYCHGPNFDQDGLVKHCNSQHAQDPRQVVCPICASMPWGDPSYRSADFFQHLRVRHTFNYDTFVDFSADEEAMMQEAIQRSLMDN from the exons ATGGCCGTGCTGGGCAGCTTCGGTGGAGCTCAACAAACCGCCAAAGCCCTTGGCGGTGACCGAGATCTGACCGAGTTCCTCTGTCCGGTGTGTCTGGAGGTGTTCGACTCTCCCATGCGCACAGAATGTGGACACAC GTTTTGCATGAATTGCCTTCAGGAGTGTTTACGACCCCAGAAGCCGGTGTGCGCCGTGTGCAGAGCTGCTTTAGAGAAATGGAGCAGGGACGTCGATCTAGAGACTTTAATCCAGAGCTCAGCCCGACCGTGCAGGGGCTGTGGGGAGGAG GTCCTGTTATCTGAGATGAAAGAGCACATGGGGCGCTGCTCAAAATACCAGGATCTCTTCCAAGAAGGGCTGAAGAACATATCCAAGTCCCAGCCGGATGCGGTCAG CTCGGTGCCAAACCGCTACACGTTCACCTGCCCCTACTGCCACGGCCCCAACTTCGACCAGGACGGCCTGGTGAAGCACTGCAACTCCCAGCATGCCCAGGACCCACGCCAAGTG GTCTGTCCtatctgtgcctccatgccctGGGGAGACCCCAGCTATAGGAGCGCAGATTTCTTCCAGCACCTCCGAGTCAGACACACCTTCAACTACGACACGTTCGTG